A stretch of Ischnura elegans chromosome 4, ioIscEleg1.1, whole genome shotgun sequence DNA encodes these proteins:
- the LOC124157092 gene encoding uncharacterized protein LOC124157092, whose amino-acid sequence MVEGFHRYLKAAIMCHPNFTWLQALPLVLLGLRSAFREELKASAAELVYGEPLRLPGELLSASSNPEGQEDATNLVTRLRHQMSRLRPSPAFRHIIDNSFVFQDLNNCSHVFLRDDTVRRSLQPPYSGPHLVVNRRDKTVTILLNGRESTVSIDRVKPAYILPATTAPAPHVNEDQRTQPTATHYTTRYGRRVRFREP is encoded by the coding sequence ATGGTGGAAGGATTCCACCGTTACCTCAAGGCAGCCATCATGTGCCATCCCAACTTTACCTGGCTCCAGGCCCTGCCTCTCGTCCTACTCGGTCTACGCAGCGCCTTCAGGGAGGAACTCAAGGCATCAGCAGCAGAACTTGTTTACGGAGAGCCATTGCGCCTACCTGGCGAACTGCTTTCCGCATCCTCAAATCCCGAGGGTCAAGAGGATGCCACCAACCTTGTCACAAGGCTAAGACATCAAATGTCTCGACTACGACCCTCCCCCGCATTTCGCCATATTATTgataattcttttgttttccagGACCTAAATAATTGCTCTCACGTCTTCCTGCGTGACGACACGGTGCGGCGATCCCTACAACCACCATATAGCGGACCGCACTTGGTCGTCAACAGGAGGGATAAAACCGTCACCATATTGCTGAACGGCAGAGAGTCGACTGTCAGCATCGACAGAGTTAAACCGGCATACATCCTGCCAGCCACCACAGCCCCGGCTCCGCACGTCAACGAAGACCAACGTACGCAACCCACCGCCACCCACTACACCACCCGCTACGGTCGGCGAGTACGATTCAGAGAACCCTGA
- the LOC124157090 gene encoding uncharacterized protein LOC124157090 — translation MADEEDIRTKNLLLQEQCEALQQQLQLHIQQQQPFPGQSFAHVDRVVVRLPPFWSDNPSLWIAQVESQFALHRITSDVSKFNIIISQLEPRYAAEKSDIITNPPAEGKFEKLKTELVSRISASREERIRQLLTQAEIGDRKPTQFLRYMRGLVVTETIPDTLLRTLWSGRLTSTIQTIIATQQNLPLDVIADLADKVFEVIPAPQVATASTCTTDMNKRLDELYQQVNALTAKIEKLGHERSRFRSRSRPSKENVFRHRSPSQQPRPTTEGICWYHRRYGTKARKCTTPCEFSPNAPGSHP, via the coding sequence ATGGCTGACGAGGAAGATATCCGCACGAAAAATCTACTCCTGCAGGAACAGTGCGAAGCCCTCCAACAGCAGTTGCAACTTCATATACAGCAGCAACAACCGTTTCCAGGACAAAGCTTCGCTCATGTAGATCGCGTGGTCGTTCGCCTTCCGCCCTTTTGGTCGGATAATCCAAGTCTTTGGATCGCGCAAGTGGAAAGTCAATTCGCACTTCACCGCATCACGTCAGACGTTagcaaatttaatattattatttctcaacTTGAACCTCGGTACGCGGCTGAAAAATCCGACATAATTACAAATCCTCCGGCTGAAGGCAAGTTCGAGAAACTTAAAACGGAGTTAGTTTCTCGCATATCTGCATCACGGGAGGAGCGAATACGCCAGCTACTCACGCAAGCGGAAATAGGTGATCGCAAACCAACGCAGTTCCTGCGCTACATGCGTGGTTTGGTTGTAACGGAGACCATACCGGACACCCTTCTAAGGACCTTATGGAGCGGACGCCTGACCAGCACCATCCAGACGATAATTGCTACGCAGCAAAATCTTCCTCTGGATGTCATCGCCGACCTGGCAGATAAGGTTTTCGAAGTGATCCCTGCACCACAAGTAGCTACTGCGAGTACCTGTACCACTGATATGAATAAGCGCCTTGATGAACTGTATCAACAAGTGAATGCCCTAACTGCCAAAATTGAAAAGCTAGGCCACGAGCGATCAAGATTTAGGAGTCGAAGTCGTCCTtccaaagaaaatgtctttcggCATAGATCCCCTTCACAACAACCAAGGCCAACCACCGAAGGTATTTGCTGGTATCATAGACGTTACGGCACCAAGGCAAGGAAGTGCACCACCCCGTGTGAGTTTTCCCCAAACGCCCCTGGCAGCCATCCGTAG